Proteins encoded by one window of Salvia splendens isolate huo1 chromosome 7, SspV2, whole genome shotgun sequence:
- the LOC121811233 gene encoding peroxidase 43-like — protein sequence MLPFLLLLLFNIGTSQGQLQVGFYAKSCPNVEAIVGGVVREAAASDQNTAAVLLRLHFHDCFVEGCDGSILIDNGAERDEKNAFGHQGVRGFDIVERAKAELEALCPRTVSCADIVALAAREALLLAKGSSYEVEMGRRDGVVSNVDSADNMPDVSDSVDTLKTKFLQKGLTHKDLVLLTAAHSIGTTACFFMNDRLYNFPADSGSDPSINPDFLPVLMSTCPKNGDINVRLPIDRRSEQLFDSQILQNIRKGFAVLQSDAALYQDESTKAVVDSYFEDSFRPSFEADFADSMVRMGRIGVLTGLQGTIRRSCASFD from the exons ATGCTGCCATTTCTTCTACTCCTTTTGTTCAACATAGGAACTTCACAGGGGCAGCTTCAAGTCGGGTTCTACGCGAAGAGCTGCCCCAACGTGGAGGCCATAGTCGGAGGCGTGGTTCGTGAGGCCGCCGCCTCCGACCAGAACACCGCCGCCGTGTTACTCAGGCTCCACTTCCACGACTGCTTCGTTGAG GGTTGCGATGGGTCGATCCTGATCGATAATGGGGCGGAGAGGGACGAGAAGAATGCGTTCGGGCACCAAGGGGTGAGAGGGTTTGATATTGTGGAGAGGGCAAAGGCCGAGCTCGAGGCCTTGTGCCCGAGAACGGTTTCTTGCGCCGACATTGTTGCCTTGGCTGCGAGAGAAGCACTACTTTTG GCGAAAGGGAGTTCGTATGAGGTGGAAATGGGGAGGAGAGATGGTGTGGTTTCGAATGTGGATTCAGCAGATAATATGCCTGATGTTAGTGACTCTGTTGACACTCTCAAAACCAAATTTTTGCAGAAAGGCCTCACTCACAAGGATCTTGTTCTTCTTACTG CTGCGCATTCAATTGGCACAACAGCATGTTTCTTCATGAACGACAGACTCTACAATTTTCCGGCCGATAGCGGCTCCGATCCGTCGATAAACCCGGACTTCCTGCCGGTGCTAATGTCCACGTGTCCGAAAAACGGAGACATCAACGTAAGGCTGCCGATCGACAGGAGAAGTGAGCAATTATTTGACAGCCAAATATTGCAAAATATTAGGAAAGGCTTTGCCGTGCTGCAGTCCGATGCGGCCCTCTATCAAGACGAGTCGACTAAGGCCGTCGTCGACTCGTATTTCGAGGACTCGTTCAGGCCGTCGTTCGAGGCGGATTTTGCCGACTCGATGGTGAGGATGGGAAGGATCGGAGTCCTCACTGGGCTGCAAGGCACCATCAGGCGGAGTTGTGCCTCTTTCGATTGA